The sequence CTGAAGAAGTCTTATCTTAAACTAATACCTAATCTAGaaaactttaaaattcaaatattaatctATCATTTCCAGATAATTATTCAAATGGGAAAAACTCTAATCCAATAGTTTAAGTACATAAAAAAGGCACCTTAGTTTCTctaattttctttcaaattccTTGGATTATAAACAGCATTGTAAATTGAGAAGTTACTTTTGAAGTGGTGGATCAGAGCACGAATTGCACTATAGGATGTCAATATGGGCTGCCAAGTTCTACTTTGACTTTGTTGACTTGGATTCTTATTGAGTTCGTTTCtatagatttttatgattttaaccGTCTAATGTGGAACTATAAACACTTGTGTTAGCTCTAAACGTGGCCTAATACTTTAAAAGGTTAAGTTCATTCAAAACCTTGtcttttactaaaaaaaaaaagagaagaaaaatgcCTTGCCTTCAATGCAGAAGATCAATTTCAACAAATATTGATAAATACTAAGTGAAGCTAGATTGGGGGAATGCAATTCATAATTTTCACTTCAAATTATATGATCATAACCTGATGGGCCTGAGTCTCTGCATAGGTTGGAGATGACTGTCGACAAGACGTTCTTGCTTTGCAAGTTATTTCACTTTTAAAGGACATTTTCGAAGCTGTTGGACTTAATCTCTATGTATTTCCTTATGGAGTACTTCCAACTGACCCAGAGAGAGGAATTATTGAGGTATTCCATAAGTCCAATCAGATAGTTTTTCCACCAGCAGGTTTTCACCTGATGAGAAATTTTTATCCTTTATATCGGCAGGTTGTGCCAAACACACGGAGCAGAAGTCAGATGGGTGAGACTACTGATGGTGGTTTATACGAGATTTTCCAGCAGGACTTTGGGCCTGTTGGTTCTCCCAGCTTTGAAGCAGCTCGTGAGAACTTCCTCATAAGCAGTGCTGGATATGCAGTTGCCAGCCTCTTGCTTCAACCAAAGGATCGGCACAATGGGAATCTTTTGTTTGACAGGTAAGCAGCCTATTGTAAGCAGTGATTCTTAGGTTGGTTATtctttgcatgtttaaaattggACAGGATTAGTTGTTGGCCTCGGGGGAGTGGACTAGTTTATCAAtagcattttttattttttgatccaTGTGTTCGTGGGTCATAGGCATGCCAAGCATCATTTGTAAATTCTTTTCCATTTCTAGGTTGATGAGTTTTTTGCTCATTTGTTGTATTATATATTTCTGGGTTCGAACAGTGTTAACTTGATTTTTTGTAgtttaaatcttaaaattaatcaaacaaATCTTTATGCTATTTGTTTGGGCAATACATTAGACTCGACTGTCTGCTCATTGATTTTCAGCATTTGTTGTTGTCCATTCCATTTAACGGGAACAATATTTTAATTCCCTAATTTATCATTAAATGCAGCCTGGGGCGGCTTGTTCATATTGATTTTGGTTTCATTCTGGAAACTTCACCTGGTGGAAATATGCGTTTTGAGAGCGCACACTTCAAATTGAGTCATGAGATGACTCAATTACTTGACCCTTCCGGAGTTATGAAAAGTGACACATGGCACCAATTTGTTAGGTAAAATCGGAAGTCAAGTATTTACTTATTTTCTCAGCTTTTGTGCTTCTTCCGATcttatgagttttttttttaatattttgggtGATATTTACTTGAAGATTCTAATGGTTGTGTGCAGCCTCTGCGTGAAAGGTTACCTTGCTGCACGTCGCTACATGGATGGAATCATAAACACAGTGTCACTGATGATAGACAGTGGATTGCCTTGCTTTAGCAGGGGTGATCCTATCGGTAATCTTCGCAAGAGATTTCACCCAGAAATGACTGAGCGTGAAGCAGCCAATTTTATGATTCGTACCTGCACCGATGCCTACAATAAGTGGACCACTGCTGGTTACGATTTGATACAGTATTTGCAACAGGGCATCGAAAAATGAGGTAACATGTTAATTGATTTCCGAGATTTGTATATTTAGTTTCTTTTAGTTATCATTCTTTTTATGTTAGCGTCGAGTTGTTGGAGGAattgagaggaaaaaaaaaaagaaagattagCCGATGTTTGTTTTCTTTAGGGAAGGGAGTATGTGCATTTTTAGTAGAACAGAAAAGTATCAGAAGGAACTGTTCTGTATCTACGGGATTCATGttttggatttaaaaaaaaaattgcatgatGTAATTTGATATCATGGTTGATGAGTGTTGCTTTTCTAAGAAAGCAGAAAATACAACTTTATCTCATTTATTGGAGAAAtgatcattatatatatatatatcaaatcatttctctaataaatgagataaaattgtattttctgCTTTGTTGGAAAAGaaacactatatatatatatatattgtaattgTGAATGTAAATTTCTAAATATATGGCCCAATTGtaatgtattattattattttttttttaaaaaaagaggtTTTACTATTATCTGAGTAGCATGACAAATTGACAATGGCATTTTCGGTCAATTTCACACCCACGtgcggtaaaaaaaaaaaaaaaaaaaaaaaNaaaaaaaaaaaaaaaaacagtaggGGAATCGAGGTATTCAATTTGgcttttgttaatttatttaaaaaaattggttaaATCGAATATAGTTGAGGTTCAATTTTTTATGCTTACCTATATtaaatctattttttaaaaaaaatttcccaaaaTTTGGTTATTTTCgtatataaatcaaaataatcaattttaatTCTGTTCAATTTTTTActttaatattcaaattaaatCGATCTGCTCGATCAATTTTGTTTAGCTGAATTATTTTCATCTctaattttacaaaattattatctattattgttattaattttttaaatttgaaaattttaaacattatataaatatttttaataatttagttaataagatttattatttttatgtaatcaaaattaataatatttatcaaaatataaaaaatttaaattttaaaataaatccaaGGGGCCGAGGTTAACATTGCTTctgtatattatataattaaaataagcGACCAGTATCCTTTTTCACGGGCCAACCTTCAAAGTTTAGCCCATTAACAATGAGCATTACAAACTTCTTAGCCCAAAACATCTGGAAAAAAGCCCAACTATAAAATTATCCATCAAATTTTCCGTTTTACCCGATGCATGAACAGAGCAGACACCTAGCTGATCAAATTTCAGAGACGGGAATCCAATCACAGAATTCGTTCACATGGTAAGTTCTTGTCGAGTTTCCCTTCTGGGTTTATTCGTATATGAATCAGTAACTCCTGTTCTCGATGTTATGAGTTTACAAGCTTTCGATTGATTATACAGTAGCTGTGTTTGCGCGAGTTTGTTCCAGGAATTGGATAAAAAGGGGAAAGTTTTAGGTGATAAAGCAGAGCCAGTTGTGATAGGAGGAATGGTATTGGACATAAATTCCACCCCTTTTGTGCCTGCAAATCCCTGGACCACCACTCCTGGAATGGTATCGTATGTATACCGAATTACCGATACTGAGTAAACTGATATCCATGTTGCAGCTTTTGATGTTATCCGTGTCCTAGTTCTTTTAATATTATTGGTCTGTGAAATGTAATGTTTCCGCGGTAAGGAAATTGGTGTATAAAATGCTCTGGGTCATGTAATCAACTGTTTGTTTGATTCAAGGTTGTGTGGGAAGTTATTTTTTCTTCAGAAGATAACTCTGTGTTCCTAtaggaaataaataaaataaagaatattgGTGAATTTTTGTATCATAGATATTACTCAAAAACTCAGTCACTCTGTCAGAACAAAATCAAGACTAAGACTACTATTCTATGGAGGTGTATACATATGAATGCATAAAATGTTTTGCTATTTGCATCTCCGCAGTTCGTTGAGAATCagctattttattttaatttcgacTTGTCCCTTAGTGGTGTTGGTTCCTTGTTATATTTGTGTATGATTTGGGATTTACCTATTCAGGTTCGCTGTGCATTAAGTGGTGTAGCAAGAAATGTCGCTAAAACTGGGAGCAAAGCCTTACTTGATAAGTGCCTCGGGATTCGACTTGGCAGGTCTACACTCTTCAAACTTACATGTAACAGCTTTAATTATGAACTAATTTCCAGGTAATGAGTGTAGATTAATAGATTTGGTAAGTAAATAAACGTGAAATCATATGAATAaaatatgagtaggtctcttgtgagacagtctcacgaatctttacatgtgagacgagtcaaccttattcacaataaaaagtaataatttttcatggatgacccaaataagatatttgtctcacaaaatacggcccgtgagaccgtctcacacaagtttttgtcataaaatattagtatcatattcgaatcaaattaatgaattttattatatatatactgatTATTAATTAGTTAATTGCCTGAACAGTATAAAGAAACATGTTCCTTTAACTAAGATTAATACTAAATCTTGTCGATTATTTTATCTTTAAAGTTTATTACGAAATTTCGAATTAAGATGaagtatataatataatctacggtaaattttatattttaataaaataatacgtAGTATTCAGTGTGATTAATTTAACATGATGTATACCACTTTTTTAgatgagtagatctcttgtgagacagtttcacgaatctttatctgtgagacgggtcaaccctatcgatattcacaataaaaagtaataatcttagcataaaaagtaatacttttttcatggatgacccaaaataagatatctgtctcacgaaatacaacccgtgagaccgtctcacacaagtttttgcctttttagATTTACCGCCAAATATTTCATACATCTTTAATTgtctaatattattttatgaggAATGTAtcagttaaaaattaaaattgtggcattataaatatttttattttaaggaaGGTGCtgttaaaaataattgtatattgaaattttgatttcattCATTTAGTTAATATAGCattatttaaatacattaaCTAAGATAACATTTTTTTAGCTCAATTGGGAATAATAAAATGTATGCCCATACTTataaaaataatcaagaaataGATACAAAATTTACTTACTGAACATTAATACAACCCAAAATATTAGCATTGGTATGATCCAGATAATTTAGAATGATatgaccaaatttttttttttaaatatgtttatgtgTTAAACTAAGGATGTCAATTGGGGCCTTCCCCATCCCCGCCCCCGAATCCAAAACTCATCTCTTCCCTGTCTCAATCCCCACTTTTTCTAATCGTAGATTCTCCGTCTTTACGGGGACTAAGTCCTCATCTCTGTCCCTATACTCGAATTTTTACTTGGAGAATCCCCATCTCCGCAGGTAGGGATGACAATGTGGCGGGGCAAGGGTGAAATAAAGTGGAGTCATGCAATGGTTCGAACAATAATCACCCAAATCGAGCTAATGCTAAGGTTATAAAGGACTTTGGGTTGGGTTTAACTCGTAAATGGTTAGGAAAATTTTTGAGGAACCTGCATTTGATTGGAGTGGTGAGTCCCATCCAAGCTTACCTTTGGAGAAATTGATTGTTTATCAATTAAATTTTATCCGTTTTACGAAGGATGAGTCAAGTGAGTTACCTGGCTATGCTGCTGGAACTTTCTATGGTGTTTATGATAAATTGCACCATTTCAAAGATCTCGGCATCAATGCCGTCTTATTGGAGCCGATCATTCCTTCTGATGACCAGAAAGGACCTTATTTTCCCTGGCATTTCTTTTCTCCTGGAAGGTCATGTACACCTTCTGGTGACCCGAAGTTTATTGCAAAGTCCATGAAAGAGATGGTTAAGAAGCTGCATGCTAGTGGTATTGAGGTTTTGCTCGAAGTTGTTTCACCCATACCGGAGAGGATGTAACACTGAGAGGAATCGATGATTCATATTATCACGTCAAAGAGGACTTGAAATCTAAAAATATGCTGAATTGTAACTACACTGTTGTCCAACAAGTGACCTTAGAGAGTCTCCGGCATTGGGTGATTGAGTATCACATTGATGGGTTCTGTCTCACCAATGCCTCTTCACTCTTGAGGGGTGAGTTCCTTTCACGCCCTCCTTTGGTTGAAGCTATTAATTTTGATCCATTAATTTCGATGATCAAAATAATAGCAGATTCTTAGGATCCACTTGACATGGAGACAAAAGAATTACTGTTCCCTCACTGGAAACGTTGGGCAGAAACGAACAGAAAATTTTGTGTTGATGCAAGAAACTTTATAAGGGGTCAAGGTTCTATAAGCAGTTTAGCAACACGACTTTGTGGAAGTGGAGATATCTTTTTGGGTGATCGAGGCCCAGCATTCTCTTTCAATTTATTACCAGAAATGTTGAACTCACTCTAACAGATTTAGTTAGCTTTAGTAGCGAAGAAGTTGCATCTCAGTTGAGTTGGAATTGCGGGGAAGAAGGGCCCACAAATAATACTTCTGTGCTAGGGAGGAGGCTTAAACAGATCCGTAATTTCCTTTTCATTTTGTATACTTCTTTGGGCGTGCCAGTTCTCAACATGGAAAACGAATGCTGTCAATCTTGTGCAGGATCACTGGCATATGCCGACCAAAAACCTTTGGATTGGAATTCCTTAGAAATCTGGCTTTAGTATTCAGGTCACACAGTTTATTTCATTTTTGTGGTCATTATAAATGAGACGACGTGATCTTCTTCAGAGGCGAAGCTTCTTGACGGAAGATAACATTGAGTGGCATGGAACCGATCTTTCTCCACCAAATTGGGATGATCCATCATGCAAATTTGTAGCTGTGACTTTGAAGGTTGACACAAAGTTAAGCCAACCGACTTCAGCTTTTCCAAAGCCAAGTGGTGACTTGTTTGTCGCCTTCAACAGTGCTGATCAGTCTGAGGAAGTTGCTCTCCCACCACTTCTAGATAATGCGTCTTGGGTTCGTTTGGTTGATGCAGCACTTCCTTGTCTAGGCTTTTTCTCTGTGGTTGGTGTTCCCCTTGAAGATGGTTTATCGACGTATGAAATGAAGTCCCACAGTTGTGTGCTGTTTGAAGCTCAGAATTGTAGTTATAGTCCGGGTATGGACCCATGCCATACTTTCATGAGcattttatatatacatttctCATTTGGCACTATGTTGCTTTACTAAAgtgcaaatttatttttactataCCGTGATCTCTACCTGATTAGCTATTTTCGCAATTGAAGTAGCCTCCTTTTACAGTTTACATAATGTTCTGTGCCAATTGCATGATTCATCATTTTTACCGATGGTTCCAACACTTGATGATAGATTTTCTTTTGCTGCCAACCTAGGATTCTTCTGTCCTTGATGTAGATTGAGGTTTCTCTTTAAAACAGGTACACTTAGCTCATACCCTTGTGCAGAATCGCTATCTTGAATATTTAGTTCTGTTGGACTTCAGATCACTGTTACCTAACATCTTGATAGTGGCTATTGTGTGATCCACACATAATGTGTGGGAATGGTGCCTTCTCATCTATCAGACCATGTTTCCAGCAACGGCATATTCACTTCTGTGTTTTTTCGTCGATAAAATTTTTTTCGACCATTAAAAACTTCTGCAACAGTTACTTACGCCCAAAGCTGAGCTTAGAGGCAACGGAGGAAAGCAATGAATTGCATGGACAGCATTATTAATTCTCATATTCTTCCCTTCCAAAAGCTTTGTTTCTGATCTTTGTATAGCTCTTGATCTACATCATCCGCTATCAATTTATTTGCTAACCAAGTTAGATGACATTTATCTCAGGCTTGAATTGATTTCGACATGCCTGTCTTTTTATGTTGTGTGTTGTCCCTTGTTTAAACAGGCAAAGAATGAAAATTGAATGGGCGATGCTTGGAAGTACAAGATTGATCTGAACTTCTACGTAATACCTTGTCTCTTACATATGGAAACCTTTGCAAAGCTTACACATGGCGAAGAACGCAGCAAATAGCCAATGCGGTTTCAGAAATACACTGGGGGCAAGAACGACTGTTGTATGGATACAGAAACTGCAAGTAGCCATGCAGTCATAGCTGTTGCCGAAGGTTTAGAGGAAGCCTCAGCAGGCGATAGATGAGGAAGGATTGAGGGGTGGTTGCCAGTTCCTGTTGTATCTTTTTTTCTTTACTttagtatatatttatttttataatatgagGGTAAAGAATTATTTGGCATCTTTAATTCGGAGTTTTGATTTCGTTTTCCACGTTTTAAATTTCTAGCTCTTGCACAATGTGGAGCTGAGTGACTCAATGTTCTTGGTATTGGACTATTGGTATGGTTAGTGCGACGTTTAAGTACAACCATTCACGGGAATTTATGGTCTTTGATTTATAGTCATGACTAAGTGTGTAAAATGAACAATAATAATCCCtcttttatttgcatattttagTTGGAGTATGGGATTATTTTGGCTATTTCAGTTTTGATTATTTCGATTTCCCCTTTTTGGTAAAAGTTGTTTAGTTTTTTTCCATGAAACGTTAGGGTAGTTCAGTCTATTCGATTTGAAAGCAAATTCGATTGTGTGTAGCTCGGAAGGGGGATGGAGATCTCCGATTTTTTCGCGTTCCgggattttttaaaatctccgAAATAGTTCGGGACGGATACGAGGATATTATCTCCATCACAGAATCCGtcctgaaaataataataataataaaataataagttttggtacGAAAATTTCGGTCTTCTCTTATTAATATGTTTGAAACGAGATGAGGACGAAGATGAAGATTTGATCCTCGCGGATTCGGGTATTCCCTGAACCAGAAAAAGTGGGATCGAAACGAATACTCATCTCCAATTGTGTGTTATTTTCACCTAAAATGGTGTGTCACATTTcctaataatatttatatgagGTTTTTTCTCATTGAACAATATTTTAGCTTTTTATAAATTAGAATAGAAATTCTCATGGCTGTTGTCACAGTAGAACAAGGGCAAAAACTTCTGTCGCGTAAACCTTAGCAAGAGAGCTTCATGACTATGTTTCGGACGATTTTGATTCTCGTTCCCTTCTTCGCGACTCTCTGCAGTTCATTTTCCCCCGAGAGCCCCACAGATGGGCGAATTTTGGTCTTGCTCGATGATTTTGCACTCAAATCTTCTCACTCGCTCTTCTTCAAGTCGCTCCAAACCAGAGGATTTGACCTCGATTTTAAGCTCGCCGATGATCCCCAAATCGCCTTGCAGAGATATGGAAAGTATTTATATGACGGACTTATTCTCTTCAGCCCCACCGTCGACCGTAAGTAATCACGCgaaatttgtgaaaattttaTCCATTTTTGTCCGTACAGAGACCTGttttatgcatatgaaaattAGAGGATTAATTGAATTGTTTATTGTTTGAGTGAAATTAGGTTTTGGAGGGTCGATTGATACAGCATCGATATTGGAATTCGTTGATTCTGGCAATGATTTGATCATTGCTGCTGATCAATCGGCTTCGGAATTGATTCGAGACATTGCCTTTGAGTGTGGTGTTGACTTTGATGAGgtagttttttcttttttcttgttttttggcTCCATTTTATGGAAATGCTATTGGTAGCTTGTTTTTTCGTAGAAAACTAGAAGAGAATAGGTTTATGGAAATACATTTCAGCAGAGGTTGATAACATGTAGTTGGATAATAGGATCCAGAAGCTTTGGTGATTGATCATACAAGCTATGCAGTTTCAGAAATCGAGGGGCATCATACTCTTCTTGCCAGTGATGATTTTATTCAATCCGAAGTGATTTTGGGAAGCAGGAAAATTGAGGTAAAGTTGTTTGTATTACTCCAAGCTAACATGTAAACAAATGTCAATCACGTAGATAATCATATATGCAATATGCTTGTAAAAAGCctttttatcatcattttctATTTGTTTCTTCCGTTGAATTTTCTGGTTGAAAGCAGAGCTGAAAAGGCCATTTGTCAT comes from Primulina huaijiensis isolate GDHJ02 chromosome 2, ASM1229523v2, whole genome shotgun sequence and encodes:
- the LOC140969290 gene encoding uncharacterized protein — its product is MHEQSRHLADQISETGIQSQNSFTCSCVCASLFQELDKKGKVLGDKAEPVVIGGMVLDINSTPFVPANPWTTTPGMVRCALSGVARNVAKTGSKALLDKCLGIRLGR